The segment TAGACAATTTGGAAGAAAGACTAGTAACACGTTTCAAATGGGGGTTAACCAGTGAAATCACTCCACCTGATTTTGAAACACGTATCGCAATTTTACGTAACAAGTGCGAGAGCCTGCCTTACAACTTTACAAATGAGACGCTATCCTATCTAGCTGGACAATTTGATTCGAACGTACGTGATCTTGAAGGTGCCTTAAAAGATATCCATTTGATAGCCACTATGCGTCAACTGTCTGAGATAAGTGTCGAGGTTGCTGCTGAAGCTATTCGATCAAGGAAACAAACAAATCCACAAAATATGGTTATTCCTATTGAGAAAATCCAAACCGAAGTGGGAAATTTCTACGGTGTCAGCTTGAAAGAATTAAAAGGTTCTAAGCGTGTTCAACATATCGTTCACGCGCGACAAGTTGCTATGTTTTTAGCACGTGAAATGACAGACAATTCCCTTCCAAAAATTGGGAAAGAATTTGGTAATCGAGACCATACAACCGTTATGCATGCATACAATAAAATAAAAACTCTCCTCTTGGATGATGAGAATTTAGAAATAGAGATTACCAGTATAAAAAATAAACTTCGTTAACCTGTGTATAACTTTTCAAAAAAACTTTGTTTTTTCCACAAGTTGTGAACAAGTTAATTTCCGCAGTTTTATTGGTCTTTCATCACTTTTCCACAGAATACACAGAGACTACTATTACTATTAACCTTATAGATAATAAATAAAGGAGAATCCATGATTCAATTTTCTATTAATAAAAATATATTTCTACAAGCACTTAGTATTACTAAACGGGCAATCAGTACAAAAAATGCTATTCCAATTCTTTCAACAGTAAAAATTACAGTAACTAGTGAAGGGATTACTTTAACTGGTTCAAATGGACAAATCTCGATTGAACATTTTATTTCTATTCAAGATGAAAATGCAGGACTTTTGATCAGTTCTCCAGGTTCCATTCTCTTAGAAGCTGGTTTCTTTATTAATGTCGTATCCAGTATGCCGGATTTAGTCCTTGACTTCAATGAAATTGAACAAAAGCAAATCGTTTTGACAAGTGGTAAGTCTGAAATCACATTAAAGGGAAAAGAAGCAGAACAGTATCCTCGTTTACAGGAAGTTCCAACTTCAAAACCATTGGTGTTAGAAACCAAAGTATTAAAACAAACAATTAATGAAACAGCATTTGCAGCTTCTACACAAGAAAGTCGTCCTATTCTTACGGGTGTTCATTTTGTTTTAACAGAAAATAAAAATCTAAAAACTGTTGCAACAGATTCACACCGTATGAGCCAACGGAAATTGGTCCTTGATACCTCTGGTGATGATTTTAATGTTGTCATTCCAAGTCGTTCTCTCCGTGAATTTACTGCAGTTTTTACAGATGATATTGAAACAGTGGAAGTCTTCTTTTCAAATAATCAAATCCTTTTTAGAAGCGAGCATATTAGCTTCTATACACGCTTATTAGAAGGTACCTACCCTGATACAGACCGCTTAATTCCAACTGAGTTTAAAACAACTGCAATTTTT is part of the Streptococcus suis genome and harbors:
- the dnaN gene encoding DNA polymerase III subunit beta; the encoded protein is MIQFSINKNIFLQALSITKRAISTKNAIPILSTVKITVTSEGITLTGSNGQISIEHFISIQDENAGLLISSPGSILLEAGFFINVVSSMPDLVLDFNEIEQKQIVLTSGKSEITLKGKEAEQYPRLQEVPTSKPLVLETKVLKQTINETAFAASTQESRPILTGVHFVLTENKNLKTVATDSHRMSQRKLVLDTSGDDFNVVIPSRSLREFTAVFTDDIETVEVFFSNNQILFRSEHISFYTRLLEGTYPDTDRLIPTEFKTTAIFDTANLRHSMERARLLSNATQNGTVKLEIANNVVSAHVNSPEVGRVNEELDTVEVSGEDLVISFNPTYLIEALKATTSEQVKISFISSVRPFTLIPNNEGEDFIQLVTPVRTN